A genomic region of Phocoena sinus isolate mPhoSin1 chromosome 18, mPhoSin1.pri, whole genome shotgun sequence contains the following coding sequences:
- the SLITRK1 gene encoding SLIT and NTRK-like protein 1, giving the protein MLLWILLLETSLCFAAGNVTGDVCKEKICSCNEIEGDLHVDCEKKGFTSLQRFTAPTSQFYHLFLHGNSLTRLFPNEFANFYNAVSLHMENNGLHEIVPGAFLGLQLVKRLHINNNKIKSFRKQTFLGLDDLEYLQADFNLLRDIDPGAFQDLNKLEVLILNDNLISTLPANVFQYVPITHLDLRGNRLKTLPYEEVLEQIPGIAEILLEDNPWDCTCDLLSLKEWLENIPKNALIGRVVCEAPTRLQGKDLNETTEQDLCPLKNRVDSSLPAPPAQEETFAPGPLPTPFKTNGQEDHATPGSGPNGGTKIPGNWQIKIRPTAAIATGSARNKPPANGLPCPGGCSCDHIPGSGLKMNCNNRNVSSLADLKPKLSNVQELFLRDNKIHSIRKSHFVDYKNLILLDLGNNNIATVENNTFKNLLDLRWLYMDSNYLDTLSREKFAGLQNLEYLNVEYNAIQLILPGTFNAMPKLRILILNNNLLRSLPVDVFAGVSLSKLSLHNNYFMYLPVAGVLDQLTAIIQIDLHGNPWECSCTIVPFKQWAERLGSEVLMSDLKCETPVNFFRKDFMLLSNDEICPQLYARISPTLTSHSKNSTGLAETGTHSNSYLDTSRVSISVLVPGLLLVFVTSAFTVVGMLVFILRNRKRSKRRDANSSASEINSLQTVCDSSYWHNGPYNADGAHRVYDCGSHSLSD; this is encoded by the coding sequence ATGCTGCTTTGGATTCTGTTGCTGGAGACGTCTCTTTGTTTTGCCGCTGGAAACGTTACAGGGGACGTTTGCAAAGAGAAGATCTGTTCCTGCAATGAGATAGAAGGGGACCTACACGTAGACTGTGAAAAAAAGGGCTTTACGAGTCTTCAGCGTTTCACCGCCCCGACTTCCCAGTTTTACCATCTATTTCTGCATGGCAATTCCCTCACTCGACTTTTCCCTAATGAGTTCGCTAACTTTTACAATGCGGTTAGTCTGCACATGGAAAATAATGGCTTGCATGAAATCGTTCCTGGGGCTTTTCTGGGGCTGCAGCTGGTGAAAAGGTTGCACATCAATAACAACAAGATCAAATCTTTTCGAAAGCAGACTTTCCTGGGGCTGGACGATCTGGAATACCTCCAGGCTGATTTTAATTTATTACGGGATATAGACCCGGGGGCCTTCCAGGACTTGAACAAGCTGGAGGTACTCATTTTAAACGACAATCTCATCAGCACCCTACCTGCCAATGTGTTCCAATATGTGCCCATCACTCACCTCGACCTCCGGGGAAACAGGCTGAAAACGCTGCCCTACGAGGAGGTCTTGGAGCAAATCCCTGGCATTGCCGAGATCCTGCTAGAGGATAACCCATGGGACTGCACTTGTGATCTGCTCTCCCTGAAAGAATGGCTCGAAAACATTCCCAAAAATGCCCTGATCGGCCGAGTAGTCTGCGAAGCCCCCACCAGACTGCAGGGCAAAGACCTCAATGAAACCACTGAACAGGACTTGTGTCCTTTGAAAAACAGAGTGGATTCTAGTCTCCCGGCTCCCCCTGCCCAAGAAGAGACCTTCGCTCCTGGCCCCCTGCCAACTCCTTTCAAGACAAATGGGCAAGAAGATCATGCCACCCCAGGGTCGGGTCCAAACGGAGGTACAAAGATCCCAGGCAACTGGCAGATCAAAATCAGACCCACGGCAGCGATAGCTACCGGCAGCGCCAGAAACAAACCCCCAGCCAACGGCTTGCCCTGCCCTGGGGGCTGCAGCTGCGACCACATCCCAGGGTCGGGTTTAAAGATGAACTGCAACAACCGGAACGTGAGCAGCTTGGCTGATTTGAAGCCCAAGCTTTCCAACGTGCAGGAGCTTTTCCTGCGAGATAACAAGATCCATAGCATCCGAAAATCGCACTTTGTGGATTACAAGAATCTCATTCTGTTGGATCTGGGCAACAATAACATTGCCACCGTAGAGAACAACACTTTTAAGAATCTTTTGGACCTCAGGTGGTTGTATATGGATAGTAACTACCTTGACACGCTGTCCCGGGAGAAATTCGCCGGGCTGCAAAACCTTGAGTACCTGAACGTGGAGTACAACGCCATCCAGCTCATCCTTCCTGGCACCTTCAATGCCATGCCCAAACTGAGGATCCTCATTCTCAACAACAACTTGCTGAGGTCCCTGCCCGTGGACGTGTTTGCTGGGGTCTCGCTCTCTAAACTCAGCTTGCACAACAATTACTTCATGTACCTTCCGGTGGCAGGGGTGCTGGACCAGTTAACCGCCATCATCCAGATAGACCTGCACGGAAAcccttgggagtgttcctgcacCATTGTGCCTTTCAAGCAGTGGGCAGAACGCCTGGGTTCCGAAGTGCTGATGAGCGACCTCAAGTGCGAGACGCCAGTGAACTTCTTTAGGAAGGATTTCATGCTCCTCTCCAATGACGAGATCTGCCCCCAGCTGTACGCGAGGATCTCGCCCACGTTAACTTCGCACAGTAAAAACAGCACTGGGTTGGCGGAGACCGGGACACACTCCAACTCCTACTTAGACACCAGCAGGGTGTCCATCTCCGTGTTGGTCCCGGGACTGCTGCTGGTGTTTGTCACCTCCGCCTTCACTGTGGTGGGCATGCTCGTGTTTATCCTGAGGAATCGAAAGCGGTCTAAGAGAAGGGACGCCAACTCCTCAGCGTCCGAAATTAATTCCCTACAGACAGTCTGTGACTCTTCCTACTGGCACAATGGGCCTTACAACGCAGATGGGGCCCACAGGGTGTATGACTGTGGCTCCCACTCGCTCTCAGACTAA